Genomic DNA from Candidatus Zixiibacteriota bacterium:
GCTATAAGGGTCACAGAGATATTGACAACCGCCCGGAGAGTCGCTAATGTTAGGGTTATGTCTATGCAGCCACCAAACATCAACAGCGGTGATTACCTTTCCGCCAACGCCATAAAAAGACTGGCGCTGGAGCTGGGGGCCGATACGGTCGGTATTGCCAGGGCCGGTATAGTGCCGGATAAAGGCAAATATCTTGCCTGGCTGAAGGCCGGATATGCCGGAGAAATGACCTATCTGCACAATCATCAGGAAGAGCGATTCGATCCGCGCATATTACATCCAAAGGCTCGCTCCATTATTGTTATTGGAGCCAATTATTGCCCGACGGCAGAGGAGTTGGCTCGGCGAGAAAAGCCGTTCTATGTTGCATGGTATGCCTGGGGAGAGGATTATCACGATATCCTGCGGCGCAATCTCGAGAAGCTGCGGGCCAGACTGAGGCTTATGCATGCCGGGCTGCGTGGGCGAATCTGTGTCGATACCGCCCCTTTCATGGACAAATACTGGGCGCAACAGGCGGGTCTGGGATGGCAGGGAAAGCATACCAACCTTGTCTCGCGGCAGTTCGGGAGCTGGCTTGTTCTGGGAAGCCTGATAATCGACCACGAAGTTGACCGCTATGACCTTCCGGAAAGCGATCACTGCGGAAATTGTTCTGCCTGTATCAGGGCCTGCCCAACCGGAGCCATTGTTGCCCCTTATCAACTTGATGCCACGCGCTGTATCAGCTACTGGACCATTGAGTCTAAGGCGGAGAAATTTCCCGATGAGATCAAACGGAATCTTAACAACCGGGTTTTTGGCTGCGATATCTGCCTTTCGG
This window encodes:
- the queG gene encoding tRNA epoxyqueuosine(34) reductase QueG, yielding MQPPNINSGDYLSANAIKRLALELGADTVGIARAGIVPDKGKYLAWLKAGYAGEMTYLHNHQEERFDPRILHPKARSIIVIGANYCPTAEELARREKPFYVAWYAWGEDYHDILRRNLEKLRARLRLMHAGLRGRICVDTAPFMDKYWAQQAGLGWQGKHTNLVSRQFGSWLVLGSLIIDHEVDRYDLPESDHCGNCSACIRACPTGAIVAPYQLDATRCISYWTIESKAEKFPDEIKRNLNNRVFGCDICLSVCPFNRFRKPHQNAAFKRRSEISLIESGRAADLYETEFNRLFKGSPTTRPGIIGIQRNLREASI